From Leifsonia sp. fls2-241-R2A-40a, one genomic window encodes:
- a CDS encoding PadR family transcriptional regulator: MSVQNGFLALLTQGPAYGSQLQSEFLCRAAHRRQLNPGQVYSTLDRMTDQGLVASAGATDDGLPLYELTPAGREAATAWLSGGPADTRPDWDEMQDQVLIAASLEGVDAVAIVDDYRAAFAERIRYLSHEADSRALLAANRAGELGAKAAIEWLDEVAAALRAHPGALIQHRSPDRPRRGRRPAAETTPSAEGQPAAT, translated from the coding sequence ATGTCGGTCCAGAACGGTTTCCTGGCGCTGCTCACGCAGGGCCCCGCGTACGGCTCGCAGCTGCAGAGCGAGTTCCTGTGCCGGGCTGCGCACCGGCGGCAGTTGAATCCCGGTCAGGTGTACTCCACCCTCGATCGGATGACCGACCAGGGGCTCGTGGCGTCGGCGGGCGCCACGGACGACGGGCTGCCGCTCTACGAACTGACGCCCGCAGGACGCGAAGCGGCCACGGCGTGGCTCAGCGGAGGTCCGGCGGACACCCGCCCGGACTGGGACGAGATGCAGGACCAGGTGCTCATCGCCGCGTCGCTGGAGGGCGTGGACGCCGTCGCGATCGTCGACGACTATCGAGCGGCGTTCGCCGAGAGGATCCGCTACCTGTCGCATGAGGCCGACTCGCGCGCCCTCCTCGCCGCGAATCGCGCGGGCGAATTGGGCGCGAAAGCGGCCATCGAGTGGCTGGACGAAGTGGCAGCGGCGCTCCGCGCGCATCCCGGAGCGCTCATCCAGCACCGCTCCCCCGACCGACCGCGGCGTGGGCGCCGCCCCGCAGCGGAGACGACGCCGAGCGCCGAAGGGCAGCCGGCGGCGACCTAG
- a CDS encoding DUF1684 domain-containing protein, whose protein sequence is MTDTATARDNADSNDTPRTDPDSVLARYRARREQAVTAPQGNLALVNTQWITGDPDSEQPVWGVPGLWSPLPKGESGLKLTAAATDNIFVDDVLVDGSAIVRGKDDPNPGAIRFGDTQTGFVIASEEGDYALRVWDANSEAIQEFGSIDAFPFNPEWIIKADFAPIEGGKTIGFEHLKDDGATRDMVIPGEITFTKDGVDYNLAAFKAGRALQLVFADTTNGDSTYSVGRFLFVVPNEDGTVTLDFNLAVLPPCAFSYNFNCPLPPAQNRFAVPIEAGEKNVLNKQGELLH, encoded by the coding sequence ATGACCGACACCGCCACCGCACGCGACAACGCCGACAGCAACGACACGCCCCGGACCGACCCCGATTCGGTCCTCGCGCGCTACCGGGCGCGTCGCGAACAGGCGGTCACCGCGCCGCAGGGCAACCTGGCGCTGGTCAACACCCAGTGGATCACCGGCGACCCCGACTCCGAGCAGCCGGTGTGGGGCGTTCCCGGCCTGTGGTCGCCGCTGCCGAAGGGCGAGTCCGGCCTCAAGCTGACCGCCGCCGCCACCGACAACATCTTCGTGGACGACGTGCTGGTCGACGGATCCGCGATCGTCCGCGGCAAGGACGACCCGAACCCGGGCGCGATCCGCTTCGGCGACACCCAGACCGGCTTCGTGATCGCCAGCGAAGAGGGCGACTACGCCCTGCGCGTCTGGGATGCGAACTCCGAGGCCATCCAGGAGTTCGGCTCGATCGACGCCTTCCCATTCAACCCCGAGTGGATCATCAAGGCCGACTTCGCCCCGATCGAGGGCGGCAAGACGATCGGGTTCGAGCACCTGAAGGACGACGGGGCGACCCGCGACATGGTGATCCCCGGCGAGATCACGTTCACCAAGGACGGCGTCGACTACAACCTGGCCGCCTTCAAGGCCGGCCGTGCCCTCCAGCTCGTGTTCGCCGACACCACGAACGGCGACAGCACCTACTCGGTCGGCCGCTTCCTGTTCGTCGTCCCGAACGAGGACGGCACCGTCACGCTCGACTTCAACCTCGCGGTGCTCCCGCCGTGCGCATTCAGCTACAACTTCAACTGCCCGCTCCCGCCGGCGCAGAACCGGTTCGCCGTGCCGATCGAGGCCGGCGAGAAGAACGTCCTGAACAAGCAGGGCGAGCTGCTCCACTAG